In the genome of Gloeotrichia echinulata CP02, one region contains:
- a CDS encoding helicase-related protein, producing MTLYRKRLTSSFYAIKSSLQRRLDYLLTQQGSVLSDDDLVDVDNEDDTIIAGLESFFEPVDPQEIQYLEELLRQFENTGEDSKLSRFIQILRQELTERESAIVFTQYTDTMDYLRDTLKELYGSQVACYSGRGGELLTVNSYPLTEQSNQQSTANSQPNWCLVPKEEIKRRFRQDEIKILLCTESASEGLNLQNCGVLINYDMPWNPMRVEQRIGRIDRIGQRYSTVRIHNFYYDGTVEAKVYKKLRDRINAFATVVGNLQPILAQVPTFIEQAAMSADPEEEDVLMSEFDSVLDSPPPRLAIEEMVAMDLDADLAEIQKPISAAPFTPETIEQLFTSSALLKANGVQFERRTEGTWQLTYKRQNYTVTFYPNVFDETPSLRLMNFGDPLFEQLLQVVDSSSDR from the coding sequence ATGACCCTTTACCGCAAGCGTTTGACCAGTTCATTTTATGCCATCAAGTCATCTCTGCAGCGTCGTTTGGATTATCTGTTAACTCAACAGGGAAGCGTTTTAAGTGACGACGATTTGGTGGATGTGGATAATGAAGATGATACCATAATTGCGGGACTGGAATCTTTCTTTGAACCAGTAGACCCCCAAGAAATTCAATATCTTGAAGAATTACTACGCCAATTTGAAAACACTGGGGAAGATAGCAAGCTTTCTCGCTTTATTCAAATTTTACGCCAAGAATTAACTGAGCGAGAAAGTGCGATTGTTTTCACCCAGTACACTGACACGATGGACTATCTGCGAGATACATTGAAGGAGTTGTATGGTAGTCAAGTAGCTTGTTATTCTGGTCGTGGTGGTGAATTGTTGACAGTTAACAGTTACCCGTTGACTGAACAATCCAACCAACAGTCAACAGCCAACAGTCAACCAAATTGGTGTTTAGTTCCCAAAGAAGAAATTAAACGCCGATTCCGCCAAGATGAAATCAAAATTCTCCTCTGTACTGAATCTGCTTCCGAGGGTTTAAACTTACAAAATTGCGGAGTGTTGATTAACTATGATATGCCTTGGAATCCCATGCGGGTTGAACAGCGCATTGGCAGAATTGACCGCATTGGACAAAGGTATTCTACTGTGCGAATCCACAATTTTTACTATGATGGCACAGTAGAAGCGAAGGTTTATAAAAAATTACGCGATCGCATTAATGCTTTTGCCACTGTTGTTGGTAATCTTCAACCTATTTTAGCACAAGTCCCCACTTTTATTGAACAAGCGGCTATGAGCGCTGACCCTGAAGAAGAAGATGTTTTAATGTCTGAATTCGATTCTGTGTTAGACAGTCCACCACCTCGTTTAGCAATTGAGGAAATGGTAGCGATGGATTTGGACGCTGATTTAGCAGAAATTCAAAAACCCATTTCTGCTGCTCCCTTTACACCAGAAACAATTGAGCAATTATTCACCTCCTCCGCACTTTTAAAAGCCAATGGTGTGCAGTTTGAGAGAAGGACTGAGGGAACTTGGCAACTGACTTATAAAAGGCAGAATTACACAGTTACTTTTTATCCTAATGTTTTTGATGAAACGCCTTCCCTACGATTAATGAATTTTGGCGATCCTTTGTTTGAACAATTGCTGCAAGTAGTTGATTCCTCTAGTGATAGATAA
- a CDS encoding LLM class flavin-dependent oxidoreductase, translating into MKTGLFCNYDNHHQDTRRALKEQVALVKHAESLDFEEAWVSEHHFNELNLSPSILVLMAHLAGVTSTIRLGTAAVLLAFHDPIRVAEDIATLDNLCNGRLAFGIAKGGPFPEQNKHFAIPMSESRGMMLESIALIQRLLYETNVSFNGQYYQCDRLTIYPKPLQPKIPVYVASGSDDSIEFAAKNAFGLMGGPPFSLERLKKTVAKYRALNSSDSEDLILARFFFVGRTYDEAVSEALPYIRKFSLKMKANSAQVMQKSSPNHQLFDHTNICYDEDYLIENSIIGDVGICRDKIKKFQDELQLGTLALKPSSFEEQKNLDSLTRYNQEVRNYV; encoded by the coding sequence ATGAAAACTGGACTTTTCTGCAATTACGACAATCATCACCAAGATACCCGTCGCGCCCTCAAAGAGCAAGTCGCGCTGGTCAAACACGCGGAAAGCTTAGATTTTGAAGAAGCCTGGGTGAGCGAACATCATTTTAATGAATTGAATCTCAGTCCGTCAATTTTGGTGTTGATGGCACATTTGGCGGGAGTAACTTCAACTATCCGATTAGGGACAGCAGCGGTGTTGCTGGCGTTTCATGACCCGATTAGGGTTGCTGAGGACATTGCGACTTTGGATAACCTGTGCAATGGACGGCTAGCATTTGGAATTGCTAAAGGTGGACCCTTTCCCGAACAAAATAAGCATTTTGCCATTCCCATGAGTGAATCCCGTGGCATGATGCTAGAGTCAATCGCATTGATTCAAAGGCTTTTATATGAAACAAATGTATCATTTAATGGGCAATATTATCAATGCGATCGCCTGACAATTTATCCGAAACCTTTACAACCAAAAATTCCCGTTTATGTAGCTAGTGGTAGTGATGACAGCATTGAATTTGCTGCTAAAAACGCCTTTGGCTTGATGGGAGGACCACCGTTTTCTCTGGAAAGATTGAAGAAAACTGTTGCCAAATATCGTGCTTTAAATTCCAGTGATTCTGAAGACTTAATACTGGCACGTTTCTTCTTTGTCGGCAGAACTTATGATGAGGCTGTGAGTGAGGCGTTACCTTATATCCGTAAATTTAGCCTGAAAATGAAAGCCAATTCGGCGCAAGTAATGCAAAAGAGTTCGCCCAATCATCAGTTATTTGATCATACAAATATTTGTTATGACGAAGACTATTTAATTGAGAACTCAATTATCGGTGATGTGGGAATCTGTCGCGACAAAATCAAAAAATTTCAGGATGAATTGCAACTAGGTACACTAGCACTTAAACCCTCGTCTTTTGAAGAGCAAAAAAACCTGGACAGCTTGACGCGCTATAACCAAGAGGTGCGGAATTATGTCTAA
- a CDS encoding 4-oxalocrotonate tautomerase family protein, whose protein sequence is MPFVTIQIAQGHSIEKKRRLVEAITNALVSALDTKPEWITVHIDEFARENWAVGGILHSDRHRGRHDEAGR, encoded by the coding sequence ATGCCATTTGTTACAATTCAAATTGCCCAAGGTCATTCCATCGAGAAAAAACGGCGACTAGTAGAAGCCATTACTAACGCCTTAGTTTCAGCTTTAGATACCAAACCTGAATGGATAACTGTTCATATTGATGAATTTGCACGAGAAAATTGGGCTGTTGGCGGGATATTGCATTCTGATAGACATCGTGGTAGACATGATGAAGCCGGTAGATAA
- the hypD gene encoding hydrogenase formation protein HypD yields MKYVDEFRDPYKAEALVWQIEKLCHILGKPIKIMEVCGGHTHSIFKYGIEEILPDTIELIHGPGCPVCVMPKGRLDDAIAISQNSNVIFATFGDAMRVPGSHTSLLQAKATGADIRMVYSPLDSLQIAKDNPDKEVVFFALGFETTAPSTAFTILQAAAENIPNFSMFCNHVLVIPALQALLNNPDLQLDGFVGPGHVSMVIGTDPYQFISQQYHKPIVVSGFEPLDIIQSIWMLLHQLVENRCEVENQYNRIVKNEGNSVALTAMNQVFTVRDNFDWRGLGEIPYSGLKIRPEYTQFDAELKFTIPHLKIADHKACKCGEILKGVLKPWQCKVFGTACTPETPIGACMVSSEGACAAYYKYGKLSNIAKKTMAEPSKVSLNQEPLPSCANPVE; encoded by the coding sequence ATGAAATACGTTGACGAATTTCGCGACCCTTACAAAGCTGAAGCCTTAGTATGGCAAATAGAAAAATTATGTCACATCCTAGGGAAACCTATTAAAATAATGGAAGTATGTGGCGGTCATACCCATTCTATATTTAAGTACGGTATTGAGGAAATTTTGCCAGATACCATTGAATTAATTCATGGACCTGGTTGTCCAGTTTGTGTTATGCCAAAAGGGAGATTAGATGATGCGATCGCCATCTCCCAAAATTCTAACGTAATTTTCGCCACCTTTGGTGATGCCATGCGGGTTCCTGGTTCTCACACCAGCTTACTCCAAGCCAAAGCCACGGGCGCAGATATTCGCATGGTTTACTCTCCTCTCGATAGCCTACAAATTGCTAAAGATAACCCCGACAAAGAAGTAGTTTTCTTTGCTTTAGGCTTTGAAACTACAGCCCCCAGCACAGCTTTTACAATTCTCCAAGCTGCAGCGGAAAATATTCCTAATTTTAGTATGTTTTGTAATCACGTCCTCGTGATTCCCGCCTTACAAGCACTACTAAATAACCCCGATTTACAATTAGATGGCTTTGTCGGTCCTGGTCATGTCAGCATGGTAATTGGCACTGACCCTTATCAATTTATTTCTCAACAATATCATAAGCCAATAGTTGTCTCAGGATTTGAACCTTTAGACATCATCCAATCGATTTGGATGCTATTGCATCAGCTAGTAGAAAATCGCTGTGAAGTTGAAAACCAATACAATCGCATAGTCAAAAATGAAGGAAATTCTGTAGCACTTACAGCGATGAATCAAGTGTTTACAGTCCGAGATAATTTTGATTGGCGCGGCTTGGGTGAAATCCCCTATTCAGGGTTAAAAATTCGTCCTGAATATACTCAATTTGATGCTGAATTAAAATTTACAATTCCTCACCTAAAAATAGCCGACCATAAAGCCTGTAAATGTGGCGAAATTCTTAAGGGAGTCTTAAAACCTTGGCAATGTAAAGTATTTGGTACAGCTTGCACACCCGAAACACCAATTGGTGCTTGCATGGTATCTTCTGAAGGGGCTTGTGCAGCTTATTATAAATATGGCAAACTGTCGAATATTGCCAAAAAAACAATGGCTGAACCATCAAAGGTTAGCCTGAACCAAGAACCCTTACCTTCCTGTGCTAATCCTGTGGAATAG
- the hypE gene encoding hydrogenase expression/formation protein HypE, with protein MDLSQNHSLENPLFQKIEQVRRRQGKVRDTHINLAHGSGGKAMRDLIDDIFVNSFDNPILSQLEDQASFNLASLMQQGDRLAFTTDSYVVDPLFFPGSDIGELAVNGTINDLAVSGAKPLYLTCSVILEEGLPIETLRRVVASMKAAANKAGVQIVTGDTKVVHRGAADKLFINTAGIGVIPPGVNISAHNIQPGDAIIINGELGNHGTAILIARGELALDSNIESDCQPLHSLVETILKVCPEVHAMRDATRGGLATVLNEFALSSDVGIRIYEKSIPVNEQVQGVCEILGLDPLYLANEGKLVVVVPGEKANTVLSAMKLHPAGKDACIIGTVIPSPPGVVLLKTAFNTERIVDMLVGDQLPRIC; from the coding sequence ATGGATTTATCCCAAAATCACTCACTAGAAAACCCCCTATTTCAAAAAATTGAACAAGTTCGCCGTCGTCAAGGTAAGGTGCGAGATACTCATATAAATCTCGCACATGGTAGCGGTGGTAAAGCGATGCGCGATTTGATTGATGATATTTTTGTTAATAGTTTTGATAATCCGATTCTCTCTCAATTAGAAGACCAAGCCAGTTTTAATTTAGCCAGTCTCATGCAACAAGGAGATAGACTAGCATTTACAACTGATTCCTATGTTGTAGACCCGTTATTTTTTCCTGGTAGTGATATTGGAGAATTAGCTGTCAATGGGACAATAAATGATTTAGCCGTCAGTGGTGCCAAACCTTTATATCTTACCTGTAGCGTTATTTTAGAAGAAGGTTTACCAATAGAAACTTTACGGCGTGTTGTAGCTAGTATGAAAGCAGCAGCTAATAAAGCAGGCGTCCAAATTGTTACCGGTGACACGAAAGTTGTTCATCGTGGTGCTGCTGATAAATTGTTCATTAATACTGCGGGAATTGGCGTAATTCCCCCAGGAGTTAATATTTCTGCTCATAATATTCAACCAGGAGATGCAATCATTATTAATGGTGAATTAGGAAATCATGGTACTGCTATTTTAATCGCCCGTGGAGAATTAGCATTAGATTCTAATATAGAAAGTGACTGTCAGCCTTTGCATAGTTTAGTAGAAACTATCCTCAAAGTATGTCCCGAAGTTCACGCCATGCGGGATGCTACACGCGGCGGTTTAGCTACAGTCTTAAATGAATTTGCTCTCAGTTCTGATGTAGGAATTCGGATATATGAAAAGTCTATACCAGTCAATGAACAGGTTCAAGGGGTTTGCGAAATTCTCGGTTTAGACCCCTTATATCTAGCAAATGAAGGTAAGTTAGTTGTAGTAGTACCAGGCGAAAAAGCTAACACTGTTTTATCAGCCATGAAATTGCACCCAGCGGGAAAAGACGCCTGTATTATCGGTACAGTTATTCCTTCACCTCCTGGTGTTGTTTTGTTAAAAACTGCTTTTAATACTGAACGCATCGTTGATATGCTTGTCGGTGATCAATTACCACGAATTTGTTAA
- a CDS encoding HypC/HybG/HupF family hydrogenase formation chaperone — translation MCLGIPGQIVEITNINHKLAIVNVAGVKRQVNIACIIDEQHPPEACIGDWVLVHVGFAMNRINAQEAAETLQLLQEIEELMVDY, via the coding sequence ATGTGTTTAGGAATACCCGGTCAAATTGTCGAAATAACAAACATTAATCACAAATTAGCCATTGTCAACGTTGCTGGTGTCAAGCGACAAGTAAATATAGCTTGCATCATTGACGAACAACATCCCCCCGAAGCGTGTATTGGAGATTGGGTATTAGTTCATGTAGGCTTTGCGATGAATCGCATTAACGCCCAAGAAGCCGCAGAAACATTACAACTTTTGCAAGAAATAGAAGAATTAATGGTTGATTACTAA
- the hypF gene encoding carbamoyltransferase HypF, with protein sequence MKVEEIRVRGTVQGVGFRPTVYRIAKACGLRGDVCNDGEGVLIRVAGSEADLTEFVTRLQQECPPLARINELIRSVYEGEFNFDDFIISHSVNSAVKTEIVPDAATCLQCQKEIFDPFSRFYRYPFTNCTHCGPRLSIIRTIPYDRCNTSMSGFSICPECEKEYHNLENRRFHAQPIACYICGPQAWLERPDGKPVTASMFSMLDDVDAVCTLLQKGEIVAIKGLGGIHLACDATQETSVQKLRQRKGRYYKPLALMARDISVIEQYCTVNAQERELLTSSAAPIVLLRKKGFGNGELTHDYSPIAPSIAPGQNTLGFMLPYTPLHHLILKRMHRPIVLTSGNFSDEPQCIDNDEAREKLGNIADYFLFHNREIVNRVDDSVVRVIGEQVQTIRRARGYAPTPIKLPPGFDNIPPILAMGSELKNTFCILREGEAIISQHLGDLENAAALNAYQDTLKLYLNLFEHTPEFIAIDKHPEYLSTKLGQELATANQIKLYSIQHHHAHIAACMAENGIPRNYQPVLGIALDGLGYGEDGTLWGGEFLLADYRKFQRLATFKPVAMIGGKQAIYQPWRNTYAQLLAIDSWDNLTQKYGDLEIFKFLEKKPLKLLNQLIEKGINSPPASSVGRLFDAVAAAIGVYPEECSYEGQAAIAMEALVNVNSLKNNEETQTYPFKITIFDSIYCIDSSPMWQTLLDDLQQQIPPGIIAAKFHKGLAKTIVEMVQKLTQEHLINQVVLTGGVFQNSILLEQVTSRLQALGINVLTHSLVPSNDGGLSLGQAIIAASQLIS encoded by the coding sequence ATGAAGGTGGAGGAAATTAGGGTTCGCGGTACTGTTCAGGGGGTGGGATTTCGCCCTACTGTATATCGCATCGCTAAAGCTTGCGGGTTGCGTGGTGATGTTTGTAATGATGGAGAAGGTGTGTTAATTCGGGTTGCTGGTAGTGAAGCTGATTTAACAGAATTTGTCACTAGATTACAGCAAGAATGTCCACCTTTGGCAAGAATTAATGAGTTAATTAGAAGTGTCTATGAGGGTGAATTTAATTTTGATGATTTTATAATTTCTCACAGTGTAAATAGCGCAGTTAAAACAGAAATTGTCCCTGATGCTGCTACTTGTCTCCAATGTCAAAAAGAAATTTTTGACCCCTTTAGTCGCTTTTATCGTTACCCCTTTACAAACTGTACCCATTGTGGTCCTCGCTTAAGTATTATTCGGACTATTCCTTATGACAGATGCAATACTAGTATGTCTGGATTTAGCATATGTCCAGAATGTGAAAAAGAATATCATAATCTAGAAAATCGCCGCTTTCATGCCCAACCAATCGCCTGCTATATTTGCGGACCACAAGCTTGGTTAGAACGTCCCGATGGTAAGCCTGTGACTGCTTCTATGTTTTCGATGCTAGATGATGTTGATGCTGTCTGTACCCTACTGCAAAAAGGCGAAATTGTGGCAATTAAGGGGTTAGGTGGTATTCATCTTGCTTGTGACGCCACTCAAGAAACCTCTGTACAAAAACTCCGCCAACGTAAAGGACGCTATTATAAACCCTTAGCTTTAATGGCGCGAGATATATCAGTAATTGAACAATATTGCACCGTCAACGCTCAGGAAAGAGAATTATTAACAAGTTCCGCTGCGCCTATTGTTTTATTACGAAAAAAGGGATTTGGTAATGGGGAATTAACTCATGATTACTCACCTATCGCCCCTTCAATTGCACCAGGGCAAAATACACTTGGTTTCATGTTACCTTATACGCCTTTACATCATTTAATTCTCAAGCGGATGCATCGTCCAATTGTCTTAACAAGTGGCAATTTTTCCGATGAACCCCAATGTATTGATAATGATGAAGCCAGAGAAAAGTTAGGCAATATTGCTGATTATTTTCTGTTTCATAATCGCGAGATTGTTAACCGGGTAGATGATTCGGTCGTGCGAGTTATTGGTGAGCAAGTGCAAACAATTCGCCGCGCTAGAGGATATGCACCAACACCAATTAAGTTACCACCAGGATTTGATAATATTCCGCCAATTTTAGCAATGGGTAGCGAGTTGAAAAATACCTTTTGTATATTGCGAGAAGGGGAAGCAATTATCTCGCAACATTTGGGAGATTTAGAAAATGCTGCGGCTTTGAATGCCTATCAGGATACCTTAAAATTATACTTAAATTTATTTGAGCATACACCAGAATTTATTGCCATTGACAAACATCCAGAATATCTTTCTACAAAACTCGGTCAAGAACTAGCAACCGCCAATCAAATCAAACTTTATTCCATCCAACATCATCACGCCCACATTGCTGCTTGTATGGCGGAAAATGGTATTCCTCGAAATTATCAACCAGTTTTAGGTATTGCTTTAGACGGTTTGGGTTATGGCGAAGATGGTACACTTTGGGGTGGAGAATTCCTTTTAGCAGATTACCGCAAATTCCAGCGACTAGCAACATTTAAACCAGTGGCTATGATTGGCGGTAAACAAGCAATATATCAGCCCTGGCGTAACACCTACGCCCAATTATTAGCAATCGACAGTTGGGATAATTTAACCCAAAAATACGGAGATTTAGAAATATTCAAATTTCTAGAAAAAAAGCCATTAAAGCTACTAAATCAGCTAATAGAAAAAGGTATTAACTCTCCCCCAGCTTCCTCAGTAGGGCGCTTGTTCGATGCAGTAGCAGCGGCTATCGGTGTTTATCCAGAAGAATGTAGCTATGAAGGACAAGCGGCGATCGCAATGGAAGCCTTAGTCAATGTCAATAGCTTAAAGAATAATGAAGAAACGCAAACTTATCCTTTTAAGATTACGATTTTCGATAGTATTTATTGTATAGACTCTAGTCCAATGTGGCAAACCTTGCTCGATGACTTACAGCAGCAGATTCCTCCAGGAATAATCGCCGCTAAATTTCACAAAGGTTTAGCTAAAACAATTGTCGAGATGGTACAAAAACTTACTCAAGAACATCTCATTAATCAAGTAGTCCTGACAGGAGGAGTATTTCAAAATTCCATTTTATTAGAACAAGTTACTTCCAGACTACAAGCATTAGGAATAAATGTCCTAACTCACAGTTTAGTTCCATCTAATGACGGTGGTTTATCCCTCGGACAAGCTATTATTGCTGCATCTCAATTAATTAGTTAA
- the hypB gene encoding hydrogenase nickel incorporation protein HypB, whose amino-acid sequence MCVTCGCSDDAEAKVTNLENGAVEHNHHHHTHTLADGTVITHSHSYEELSHIHAKIHNTTISLEQDILAKNNLLAAQNRGWFKGRNILALNLMSSPGAGKTTLLTRTINDLKDKLSISVIEGDQETTNDAEKIKETGCKVVQINTGTGCHLDASMIDRGLQQLNPPLNSVVMIENVGNLVCPALFDLGEQAKVVILSVTEGEDKPIKYPHMFRASEIMILTKIDLLPYLQFDLQKCLDYAKQVNPQIQIFQVSATTGSGLDNWYAWLSQKVGSSSSLISA is encoded by the coding sequence ATGTGTGTAACCTGCGGTTGTTCGGATGATGCTGAAGCTAAAGTTACAAATTTAGAAAATGGTGCAGTTGAACACAATCACCATCATCATACTCACACTTTAGCCGATGGAACTGTAATTACCCATTCCCACAGTTATGAGGAACTATCCCACATTCACGCCAAAATACATAACACAACTATATCCTTAGAACAGGATATTTTAGCCAAAAATAACCTTTTAGCTGCCCAAAATCGCGGCTGGTTTAAAGGTCGAAATATCCTGGCTTTAAATTTAATGAGTTCCCCTGGAGCAGGAAAAACTACACTCTTAACTCGCACAATCAATGATTTAAAAGATAAGTTGTCTATCAGTGTCATTGAAGGCGACCAAGAAACAACTAATGATGCTGAAAAAATTAAAGAAACAGGCTGTAAAGTTGTCCAAATCAACACCGGTACGGGCTGTCATTTAGATGCATCAATGATAGACAGGGGTTTACAACAACTCAACCCACCGCTAAATTCTGTAGTGATGATTGAAAATGTGGGTAATTTGGTTTGTCCCGCCTTATTTGATTTAGGCGAACAAGCCAAAGTAGTAATTCTTTCGGTAACAGAGGGAGAAGATAAACCAATAAAATATCCCCACATGTTCCGCGCTAGTGAGATAATGATTCTTACTAAAATTGATTTACTACCTTACCTGCAATTTGATCTACAAAAATGTCTAGACTATGCGAAGCAGGTAAATCCGCAAATTCAAATTTTTCAAGTTTCGGCTACGACTGGCTCAGGTTTAGATAATTGGTATGCTTGGCTATCTCAAAAGGTAGGAAGTTCTTCTAGTTTAATTTCTGCATAA
- a CDS encoding GAF domain-containing protein, with product MQIHSFSEFNPGSPRRYDGGLQRVLERLVRNVQRDNLVRETIIQLRESLQVDRVVLYYFYGEWQGQVTCESLSSDQYSIFGSTGADDCFNQEYANLYLAGRVRAIADINSEPIQDCHRDFLHSLQVRANLVVPVLMPRGLWGLLAAHHCQSPYPWSPSNIEQMTKGAQTLAKAPCILES from the coding sequence GTGCAAATTCATTCTTTCTCAGAATTCAACCCTGGCTCACCTAGGCGTTATGACGGTGGCTTACAAAGAGTGCTTGAGCGCCTTGTGAGAAATGTTCAGCGAGATAACTTGGTTCGAGAAACGATCATCCAACTCAGAGAATCGCTCCAGGTTGATCGGGTGGTGTTGTATTATTTTTATGGAGAATGGCAAGGCCAAGTGACCTGTGAATCTTTAAGTTCTGATCAATACTCAATCTTCGGTTCAACTGGTGCTGATGATTGTTTTAACCAAGAGTATGCCAATTTATATTTAGCAGGAAGAGTGCGGGCGATCGCGGATATTAACTCAGAACCAATCCAAGATTGTCACCGAGATTTTCTCCACAGTTTGCAAGTCCGCGCCAACCTAGTTGTACCAGTTTTGATGCCCAGAGGATTATGGGGATTGTTAGCAGCTCATCATTGTCAATCACCTTACCCTTGGTCGCCATCAAATATTGAACAGATGACAAAAGGGGCGCAAACCCTAGCAAAAGCGCCTTGTATCCTAGAAAGTTAG
- the xisF gene encoding fdxN element excision recombinase XisF, whose protein sequence is MTEKWFYGRVSTIEQQEDRNALKKQLQRGKNVGCDRFYWDIQSRTTEVRAGLQQLIDDLKISSKGTVSDLIVTRIDRIGSSSKLFYALLEVLRSKGIRLVALDQTIDTESLGGELTIDILLAASKFEIKMLSSRVSAERKHRMVQRKSHRFAPFGWKVVDDCYVKDESWCVSLLEGKRSFRVWELALFIFNVFAECGSARKTCNILNEMFGVSGKVDAKSPKSKGNHRIMPNDIEQLDLFPNNKKTYQRYPWTSLQWSPAGLKNFLVNPVHAGGTPFNVTKSSPSGKQINHFDKWDCNWDTHEGMITRERHEQVKRTIRQNLNNKWAARQEDINPFANLLKCGRCGGALTRMSSRRDRHRQYTAYYQCTYYSLGRCDAKEMLSSPRLDSQVADLLVGEATRLAGMVDLGEDKHQESSEVKELRETLAGLEKLPTNPFVEKAKDGIRDQIASILSLNENMTKRSLLVLEELVQMFRDREYWDSRTSEDKKRMLNRLVRRIIVEGRVVLGIEFL, encoded by the coding sequence AGTCCGTGCTGGCTTGCAGCAATTAATCGATGATTTAAAAATATCATCGAAAGGCACCGTCAGTGATTTAATTGTGACAAGAATTGACCGAATTGGGTCATCATCCAAACTGTTCTACGCGCTGTTAGAAGTATTACGGAGTAAGGGTATTAGGCTGGTAGCACTTGACCAAACAATTGATACAGAAAGTTTGGGCGGTGAGTTGACAATTGATATTTTGCTTGCGGCTAGTAAATTTGAAATTAAAATGTTGTCCAGTCGTGTATCTGCAGAACGCAAACACCGTATGGTTCAGCGCAAAAGCCATAGGTTTGCGCCGTTTGGCTGGAAGGTTGTTGATGATTGTTATGTCAAGGATGAAAGTTGGTGTGTTTCCCTATTAGAGGGAAAGCGCAGTTTTAGAGTTTGGGAACTTGCTTTATTTATATTTAATGTATTTGCAGAATGTGGTAGTGCCAGAAAAACTTGTAATATATTAAATGAGATGTTTGGCGTATCTGGCAAAGTAGACGCAAAAAGCCCAAAATCAAAAGGGAATCATCGCATCATGCCCAATGATATTGAGCAATTGGATTTATTTCCCAATAATAAAAAAACATATCAACGATACCCTTGGACTAGCTTACAGTGGTCGCCGGCTGGGCTAAAAAACTTTTTAGTAAATCCAGTACATGCAGGGGGAACACCGTTTAACGTCACCAAATCTAGTCCGTCAGGTAAACAAATAAACCATTTTGATAAGTGGGATTGCAACTGGGATACCCATGAAGGGATGATTACCCGCGAACGACATGAACAAGTAAAACGCACTATTCGCCAAAATCTTAACAATAAATGGGCTGCACGACAGGAAGATATTAACCCATTTGCCAATTTATTAAAATGTGGTAGATGTGGAGGCGCATTAACCCGCATGTCCTCGCGACGCGATCGCCATCGACAATATACAGCTTACTATCAATGTACCTATTACTCCCTCGGACGTTGCGATGCTAAGGAAATGCTTAGTAGTCCCAGATTAGATTCACAGGTGGCTGATTTGTTAGTAGGTGAAGCTACTAGATTAGCTGGTATGGTAGATTTGGGAGAAGACAAGCATCAAGAAAGTTCAGAAGTTAAAGAACTGCGGGAAACCTTAGCAGGACTGGAAAAGTTACCTACTAATCCTTTTGTAGAAAAAGCCAAAGATGGTATTCGTGACCAAATCGCTAGTATCTTAAGCCTGAACGAAAACATGACAAAACGTAGCCTATTGGTTCTTGAAGAGTTAGTCCAAATGTTTCGTGACCGCGAATACTGGGATAGTCGGACATCTGAGGATAAAAAACGAATGTTAAACAGACTTGTCCGTCGTATTATTGTTGAGGGGCGGGTTGTTTTGGGTATTGAGTTTCTTTAG
- a CDS encoding hydrogenase maturation nickel metallochaperone HypA: MHELGITQNIVAIVSEHAKGAKVSRVLLEIGKLSAIMPDAIRFCFDICSQGTVLAGSTLEILEITGLGKCRQCGAEIALDKPFGICQCGSLELDLINGEELKIKEIEIEEVCV, encoded by the coding sequence ATGCACGAATTAGGAATTACCCAAAATATTGTCGCTATCGTCAGCGAACACGCTAAAGGCGCAAAAGTTAGCCGAGTGTTATTAGAAATTGGCAAACTTTCTGCTATAATGCCTGATGCTATCCGATTTTGTTTTGATATTTGCAGCCAAGGTACAGTTTTAGCAGGCTCAACCTTAGAAATTTTAGAAATTACCGGTTTAGGAAAATGTCGCCAATGTGGTGCAGAAATTGCTTTAGACAAGCCTTTTGGTATATGTCAATGTGGTAGCCTGGAATTAGATTTAATCAATGGTGAAGAACTAAAAATTAAAGAAATAGAAATAGAGGAAGTATGTGTGTAA